One genomic region from Chionomys nivalis chromosome 17, mChiNiv1.1, whole genome shotgun sequence encodes:
- the Rhebl1 gene encoding GTPase RhebL1 — MPLVRYRKVAILGYRSVGKTSLAHQFVEGEFLEGYDPTVENTYSKTVTLGKDEFHLHLVDTAGQDEYSILPYSFIIGVHGYVLVYSVTSLHSFQIIKSLYQKLHEGHGKTRLPVVLVGNKADLSPDREVQAIEGKKLAESWGATFVESSARENQLTQDIFIKVIQEIARVENSYGPDRRCYLM, encoded by the exons ATGCCGCTGGTGCGCTATAGGAAGGTGGCCATCCTTGGGTACCGCTCCGTAG GGAAGACATCTTTGGCACATCAATTTGTGGAAGGCGAGTTCCTGGAAGGCTACGATCCTACAGTGGAGAATA CTTACAGCAAGACAGTGACTCTTGGCAAAGATGAGTTTCACCTACATCTagtggacacagcagggcag GATGAGTACAGCATTCTGCCCTACTCGTTCATCATTGGGGTTCACGGTTACGTGCTAGTGTACTCTGTCACCTCTCTGCATAG CTTCCAAATCATTAAGAGCCTGTACCAAAAGCTACATGAAGGCCATGGTAAAACTCG GCTGCCGGTGGTGCTTGTGGGGAACAAGGCAGACCTCTCTCCAGACAG AGAGGTGCAGGCAATTGAAGGGAAGAAGCTAGCAGAGTCCTGGGGTGCGACATTTGTGGAGTCGTCTGCTCGAGAGAATCAG CTAACTCAAGACATCTTCATCAAAGTCATCCAGGAAATTGCCCGTGTGGAGAATTCTTATGGGCCAGACCGCCGATGCTATCTTATGTGA